A single window of Nocardioides baekrokdamisoli DNA harbors:
- a CDS encoding uroporphyrinogen decarboxylase/cobalamine-independent methonine synthase family protein: MTIATGIGSMPGEDIAESIRVVLGELPELPYLPELPARGAGAHMIGRALALVDLDADLQPAGWRLTGTAGGRGRDQRRAQSRLAQDLDVLEEQTQDYTGAFKVQVTGPWTLAATVERPRGDRLLADHGARRELAEALADGLTSHIHDVHKRVRGITRLVVQVDEPSLAGVLAGAIPTASGYGRHRSVDLPEASALLEIVLGAVTAEGAEPWVHSCAPRTPWSLVRGAGARGLSVDLSLMSPADHDVLATALEAGETVALGVVPSLDATISDKQVVTSVLRWLDMLGLDPEELGPRLIVTPTCGLAGASPAYARTALAQLRTSAAALS; this comes from the coding sequence GTGACGATCGCGACCGGTATCGGCTCGATGCCCGGTGAGGACATCGCCGAATCGATCCGGGTCGTCCTCGGCGAGCTCCCCGAGCTGCCGTACCTGCCGGAACTTCCCGCGCGTGGTGCGGGCGCGCACATGATCGGGCGTGCGCTCGCACTGGTCGACCTGGACGCCGACCTCCAACCGGCCGGGTGGCGACTCACCGGCACCGCAGGGGGCCGGGGCCGCGATCAGCGGCGAGCGCAGAGCCGGTTGGCGCAGGACCTCGACGTCCTGGAGGAACAGACGCAGGACTACACCGGAGCCTTCAAGGTCCAGGTCACCGGACCGTGGACATTGGCCGCGACTGTGGAGCGCCCTCGCGGGGACCGCCTCCTCGCTGATCACGGAGCGCGTCGCGAGCTCGCCGAAGCACTGGCCGACGGCCTGACCAGCCACATCCACGACGTACACAAGCGCGTGCGCGGCATCACCCGGCTCGTCGTCCAGGTCGATGAGCCCTCGCTGGCCGGAGTGCTTGCCGGCGCGATCCCGACGGCGTCGGGGTACGGACGACACCGCTCGGTCGACCTTCCGGAGGCCTCTGCGCTTCTCGAAATCGTCCTGGGTGCGGTCACCGCCGAAGGTGCCGAACCCTGGGTGCACAGCTGCGCACCGCGTACGCCCTGGTCGCTCGTCCGCGGTGCCGGCGCACGCGGCCTGTCGGTGGACCTGAGCCTGATGTCGCCTGCCGATCACGACGTGCTCGCCACCGCACTCGAGGCGGGGGAGACGGTGGCGTTGGGCGTGGTGCCGAGCCTCGACGCCACGATCAGCGACAAGCAGGTCGTGACCTCAGTGCTCAGGTGGCTGGACATGCTGGGACTCGACCCCGAGGAGCTCGGTCCTCGACTGATCGTGACGCCGACCTGCGGCCTGGCGGGTGCGAGCCCTGCGTACGCGCGAACGGCGCTCGCCCAGTTGAGGACGAGCGCCGCTGCGCTGAGTTGA
- a CDS encoding DUF2853 family protein, which yields MADWAADVKIYRPDADDAAIAGLEKNYRLVMTDADSRYVALSDAEERATVKANFLTKKLGLELSDADADADLDEVAETMKADRTKSRITVYYLLAEKYGKLGLFS from the coding sequence ATGGCCGACTGGGCAGCTGACGTCAAGATCTACCGTCCGGATGCGGACGACGCCGCGATCGCGGGTCTGGAGAAGAACTACCGCTTGGTGATGACCGATGCGGACTCGCGCTACGTCGCACTGTCCGACGCCGAGGAGCGCGCGACCGTCAAGGCCAACTTCCTCACGAAGAAGCTGGGCCTGGAGCTGTCGGACGCTGACGCCGACGCCGACCTTGACGAGGTCGCGGAGACGATGAAGGCCGACCGCACCAAGTCGCGTATCACGGTCTACTACTTGCTGGCGGAGAAGTACGGAAAGCTCGGCCTCTTCAGCTGA